In Pleuronectes platessa chromosome 5, fPlePla1.1, whole genome shotgun sequence, a single genomic region encodes these proteins:
- the ehd2b gene encoding EH domain-containing protein 2b isoform X1 gives MSRWGRKNVKKAPEVIRTVTEGLKSLYRKKLMPLEEYYGFHDFHSPSLEDADFDNKPMVLVVGQYSTGKTTFIKYLLEQDIPGSRIGPEPTTDCFTAIMHGEVEGVIPGNALIVDPNKPFRKLNPFGNTFLNRFQCAQMPNQVLESISIIDSPGILSGAKQRVSRGMKSRKGYDFPAVLRWFAERVDRIILLFDAHKLEISDEFAEAIGALKGNEDKLRVVLNKADMVGTQQLMRVYGALMWSLGKVFNTPEVLRVYIGSFWSEPLMVTDNRKLFELEEEDLFADIQNLPRNAALRKLNDLVKRARLVRVHAHIISYLKQEMPSVFRKDNKKKNLIYQLPVIFSKIQLQHNISAGDFPDCTKMQEQLMVHDFSKFKTLKPHLMAALDELLASDIATLMPLLRQEELEAGEQPGVQGGAFMGTRVGPFNEGDPFAEENGEGVDGEEEDWVVTKDKPKYDEIFYNLAPNEGKLSGPKAKDWMVSSRLPNSVLGRIWKLSDVDHDGMLDDEEFALASHLIEVKLEGHGLPPELPHRLIPPSKRRQKGSDA, from the exons ATGTCACGCTGGGGCCGAAAAAATGTGAAGAAAGCGCCGGAGGTGATCCGCACTGTGACCGAAGGGCTCAAGTCCCTGTATCGCAAGAAGCTGATGCCTCTGGAGGAGTACTATGGCTTCCATGACTTCCACTCCCCCAGTCTGGAGGATGCAGATTTCGATAACAAGCccatggtgctggtggtgggtcAGTACTCCACAGGGAAGACGACGTTCATCAA GTATCTACTGGAGCAGGATATTCCCGGGAGCAGGATCGGACCGGAGCCCACCACCGACTGCTTCACCGCCATCATGCATGGCGAGGTGGAGGGGGTCATCCCCGGGAACGCCCTCATTGTGGACCCCAACAAACCTTTCCGTAAACTCAACCCGTTCGGAAACACCTTCCTCAACAG GTTCCAGTGTGCCCAGATGCCCAACCAGGTCCTGGAGAGCATCAGCATCATCGACTCCCCGGGGATCCTGTCCGGGGCCAAGCAGAGAGTGAGCCGAGGTATGAAGAGCAGAAAAG GTTATGACTTCCCAGCCGTGCTGCGCTGGTTTGCTGAGCGCGTGGACCGCATCATCCTGCTCTTCGATGCCCACAAGCTGGAGATATCCGACGAGTTCGCCGAGGCCATCGGAGCCCTGAAGGGCAACGAGGACAAGCTGCGCGTGGTGCTCAACAAGGCGGACATGGTGGGCACCCAGCAGCTGATGCGGGTCTACGGTGCTCTCATGTGGTCCCTGGGGAAGGTGTTCAATACCCCCGAGGTCCTGCGCGTCTACATCGGCTCCTTCTGGTCAGAGCCCCTGATGGTCACGGACAACCGGAAGTTGtttgagctggaggaggaggatctgtTCGCTGACATCCAAAACCTTCCTCGCAACGCCGCCCTGCGCAAACTCAACGACCTGGTCAAGAGGGCACGTCTGGTTCGG GTCCATGCCCACATCATCAGCTACCTGAAGCAGGAGATGCCCTCTGTCTTCaggaaagacaataaaaagaaGAATCTGATCTACCAGCTGCCAGTGATTTTCTCCAAGATCCAGCTGCAGCACAACATTTCAGCTGGAGACTTCCCCGACTGTACTAAGATGCAG gAGCAACTGATGGTTCACGACTTCAGCAAATTCAAAACCTTGAAGCCCCATCTGATGGCCGCCTTGGACGAGCTGCTCGCCTCCGACATCGCCACGCTGATGCCCCTCCTgcggcaggaggagctggaggcgggTGAGCAGCCAGGCGTGCAGGGGGGGGCCTTCATGGGGACCCGCGTGGGCCCGTTCAACGAGGGCGACCCCTTCGCCGAGGAGAACGGAGAGGGGGTcgatggggaggaggaggactgggtGGTGACCAAAGACAAGCCCAAGTACGATGAGATCTTCTATAACCTCGCTCCCAACGAGGGGAAACTGAGCGGCCCCAAGGCGAAGGACTGGATGGTGAGCTCCCGCCTGCCCAACTCGGTGCTGGGGCGCATCTGGAAGCTGTCGGACGTGGACCACGACGGGATGCTGGATGATGAGGAGTTTGCCCTGGCGAGCCACCTGATCGAGGTCAAGCTGGAGGGCCACGGTCTCCCCCCGGAGCTCCCCCACCGCCTGATCCCCCCCTCCAAGCGCAGGCAGAAGGGCTCTGATGCATAG
- the ehd2b gene encoding EH domain-containing protein 2b isoform X2 yields the protein MSRWGRKNVKKAPEVIRTVTEGLKSLYRKKLMPLEEYYGFHDFHSPSLEDADFDNKPMVLVVGQYSTGKTTFIKYLLEQDIPGSRIGPEPTTDCFTAIMHGEVEGVIPGNALIVDPNKPFRKLNPFGNTFLNRFQCAQMPNQVLESISIIDSPGILSGAKQRVSRGYDFPAVLRWFAERVDRIILLFDAHKLEISDEFAEAIGALKGNEDKLRVVLNKADMVGTQQLMRVYGALMWSLGKVFNTPEVLRVYIGSFWSEPLMVTDNRKLFELEEEDLFADIQNLPRNAALRKLNDLVKRARLVRVHAHIISYLKQEMPSVFRKDNKKKNLIYQLPVIFSKIQLQHNISAGDFPDCTKMQEQLMVHDFSKFKTLKPHLMAALDELLASDIATLMPLLRQEELEAGEQPGVQGGAFMGTRVGPFNEGDPFAEENGEGVDGEEEDWVVTKDKPKYDEIFYNLAPNEGKLSGPKAKDWMVSSRLPNSVLGRIWKLSDVDHDGMLDDEEFALASHLIEVKLEGHGLPPELPHRLIPPSKRRQKGSDA from the exons ATGTCACGCTGGGGCCGAAAAAATGTGAAGAAAGCGCCGGAGGTGATCCGCACTGTGACCGAAGGGCTCAAGTCCCTGTATCGCAAGAAGCTGATGCCTCTGGAGGAGTACTATGGCTTCCATGACTTCCACTCCCCCAGTCTGGAGGATGCAGATTTCGATAACAAGCccatggtgctggtggtgggtcAGTACTCCACAGGGAAGACGACGTTCATCAA GTATCTACTGGAGCAGGATATTCCCGGGAGCAGGATCGGACCGGAGCCCACCACCGACTGCTTCACCGCCATCATGCATGGCGAGGTGGAGGGGGTCATCCCCGGGAACGCCCTCATTGTGGACCCCAACAAACCTTTCCGTAAACTCAACCCGTTCGGAAACACCTTCCTCAACAG GTTCCAGTGTGCCCAGATGCCCAACCAGGTCCTGGAGAGCATCAGCATCATCGACTCCCCGGGGATCCTGTCCGGGGCCAAGCAGAGAGTGAGCCGAG GTTATGACTTCCCAGCCGTGCTGCGCTGGTTTGCTGAGCGCGTGGACCGCATCATCCTGCTCTTCGATGCCCACAAGCTGGAGATATCCGACGAGTTCGCCGAGGCCATCGGAGCCCTGAAGGGCAACGAGGACAAGCTGCGCGTGGTGCTCAACAAGGCGGACATGGTGGGCACCCAGCAGCTGATGCGGGTCTACGGTGCTCTCATGTGGTCCCTGGGGAAGGTGTTCAATACCCCCGAGGTCCTGCGCGTCTACATCGGCTCCTTCTGGTCAGAGCCCCTGATGGTCACGGACAACCGGAAGTTGtttgagctggaggaggaggatctgtTCGCTGACATCCAAAACCTTCCTCGCAACGCCGCCCTGCGCAAACTCAACGACCTGGTCAAGAGGGCACGTCTGGTTCGG GTCCATGCCCACATCATCAGCTACCTGAAGCAGGAGATGCCCTCTGTCTTCaggaaagacaataaaaagaaGAATCTGATCTACCAGCTGCCAGTGATTTTCTCCAAGATCCAGCTGCAGCACAACATTTCAGCTGGAGACTTCCCCGACTGTACTAAGATGCAG gAGCAACTGATGGTTCACGACTTCAGCAAATTCAAAACCTTGAAGCCCCATCTGATGGCCGCCTTGGACGAGCTGCTCGCCTCCGACATCGCCACGCTGATGCCCCTCCTgcggcaggaggagctggaggcgggTGAGCAGCCAGGCGTGCAGGGGGGGGCCTTCATGGGGACCCGCGTGGGCCCGTTCAACGAGGGCGACCCCTTCGCCGAGGAGAACGGAGAGGGGGTcgatggggaggaggaggactgggtGGTGACCAAAGACAAGCCCAAGTACGATGAGATCTTCTATAACCTCGCTCCCAACGAGGGGAAACTGAGCGGCCCCAAGGCGAAGGACTGGATGGTGAGCTCCCGCCTGCCCAACTCGGTGCTGGGGCGCATCTGGAAGCTGTCGGACGTGGACCACGACGGGATGCTGGATGATGAGGAGTTTGCCCTGGCGAGCCACCTGATCGAGGTCAAGCTGGAGGGCCACGGTCTCCCCCCGGAGCTCCCCCACCGCCTGATCCCCCCCTCCAAGCGCAGGCAGAAGGGCTCTGATGCATAG